A single region of the Candidatus Bathyarchaeota archaeon genome encodes:
- a CDS encoding 50S ribosomal protein L30e: MDFNKQINIALKRGKVELGSKSALAAAKTGKAKLIILASNCPENLKEQILRNAKASGIPTHLYSGTSRDLGTVCGKPFIVAAITVKDAGDSEILRLAEGEYANTKN; the protein is encoded by the coding sequence ATAGACTTCAACAAACAGATAAACATAGCGTTGAAGAGAGGAAAAGTTGAGTTAGGCTCCAAATCAGCATTAGCAGCAGCTAAGACTGGAAAGGCGAAACTTATAATTCTGGCCTCAAACTGTCCTGAGAACCTTAAAGAGCAGATCCTGAGAAATGCAAAGGCCTCAGGTATACCGACCCACCTCTACAGTGGAACAAGCAGAGACCTAGGAACCGTATGTGGGAAACCATTTATAGTCGCAGCTATAACAGTTAAAGATGCTGGAGACTCAGAGATACTTAGACTGGCTGAAGGGGAATATGCAAACACCAAGAATTAG
- a CDS encoding NusA-like transcription termination signal-binding factor, with protein MQTPRIRLKGEEMKFMALFESITGATSKDCLIDDENDRIILVAKKGDMGLAIGKDGRNINTLRRMTGRRIEVVEAADDPEQLIRNSLAPAKVRAVRITEKQNSKIAVVEVEPKDKAIAIGKNGKTIDKTRLLAKRYFQIDHVIIA; from the coding sequence ATGCAAACACCAAGAATTAGACTCAAGGGCGAAGAAATGAAGTTCATGGCCCTATTCGAGAGCATCACAGGGGCCACATCGAAAGACTGTCTCATAGACGATGAGAATGACAGGATAATCCTCGTAGCAAAGAAGGGAGATATGGGACTAGCCATAGGGAAGGACGGTAGAAACATAAACACCTTGAGACGAATGACAGGCCGGAGAATAGAGGTAGTTGAGGCTGCAGACGACCCTGAACAGTTGATAAGAAACTCCCTAGCTCCAGCAAAGGTAAGAGCAGTCAGAATAACTGAGAAACAGAATTCAAAAATAGCTGTGGTGGAGGTCGAACCAAAAGATAAAGCCATAGCCATAGGCAAGAATGGAAAGACAATCGATAAGACGAGGCTCCTCGCAAAGAGATACTTCCAGATAGACCACGTAATAATAGCTTAA
- the arsM gene encoding arsenite methyltransferase yields the protein MTRIKELIRNRYAEVAGNPCCSPEATFKLDLRAEAMGYVQEELKGVPESAIELASGCGDPAASAELKGGELVLDLGSGGGIDAFIAARKVGEKGRVIGVDMTPEMVKRSRINAEKMGFQNIEFMLGDIEDLPIEDESVDVIISNCVINLSQDKSKVFEEAYRVLKHGGRIVISDIVSRGELPRSIREDVKAWVECVAGALPAEEYLKMIRDAGFTDLEVLSENTACCWPGASGTYSVKVRARKT from the coding sequence ATGACGAGAATCAAAGAATTGATAAGGAATCGGTACGCTGAAGTTGCCGGCAATCCATGCTGCAGTCCTGAAGCAACCTTCAAGCTAGATCTACGTGCTGAGGCGATGGGGTACGTTCAAGAGGAACTTAAAGGTGTCCCTGAATCAGCGATAGAGTTAGCGTCTGGATGTGGAGATCCTGCAGCGTCAGCTGAACTGAAGGGAGGGGAATTAGTACTGGACCTGGGGTCAGGGGGAGGGATCGATGCTTTTATCGCAGCGAGGAAGGTAGGAGAAAAAGGCAGAGTCATAGGAGTGGATATGACCCCAGAGATGGTTAAAAGATCGAGAATTAACGCAGAGAAGATGGGTTTCCAAAACATTGAATTCATGCTTGGGGATATAGAAGATCTTCCGATCGAAGATGAGTCTGTCGACGTGATAATCAGCAATTGTGTAATCAATCTCTCACAGGATAAGTCAAAGGTATTCGAGGAGGCTTATAGGGTTCTAAAACATGGTGGTCGCATTGTTATATCCGATATCGTCAGCAGGGGCGAGTTGCCGAGGTCTATCAGAGAAGATGTAAAAGCTTGGGTTGAATGTGTAGCTGGAGCGTTGCCGGCTGAGGAGTACCTGAAAATGATCAGAGACGCAGGCTTCACGGATCTAGAGGTCTTATCTGAAAATACCGCATGCTGCTGGCCTGGAGCCAGCGGTACCTACAGCGTAAAGGTTAGGGCTCGAAAAACATAG
- a CDS encoding DNA-directed RNA polymerase subunit A', giving the protein MMAAEESYKTIEGIKFSLLSPNEIRRLSAVEVQTADTYDEDGVPIVAGLMDGRLGTLEPRQKCRTCGNTATLCPGHFGHIELSEPVIHVAFVKLIHRLLSVTCRNCGRILLPEDRIQEYKEKIEEVKNRLNTVPESIYIRILKHAKKSMECPHCGARQYPIELVKPTSFHEAIEGGAPKIPPSAIRERLERIPDEDLKLLGMDPQAARPEWMVIQVLPVPPVSVRPSITLESGIRSEDDLTHKLVDIIRINQKLGEALESGVPINIIQELHDLLQYHVTTYIDNEVSGLPPARHRSGRALKTICQRLKGKEGRFRGNLSGKRVDFSARTVISPDLNIDINEVGVPIELAMKLTIPEKVTEWNLEEMKQLIRNGPDQYPGALYIVRPDGRRIRLEFVPERESIAESIGPGFTVERHLKDGDIVLFNRQPSLHRMSIMAHSVKVLPYKTFRLNPCVCPPYNADFDGDEMNLHVPQGEEARTEAKLLMQVQDQILSPRYGGPIIGAIRDLLSASYILTAKDTMLTKEEVGRLIIAGGYEGDLPEPDVKGPEPKWSGKTIFSLFIPKGLNFTSKSNLCNVYKCTECKREKCPYDSYIVIEDGILKQGVIDKNSIGAERSDSLFHRIVKDYGTEEARRFLNSISKVLDRFITLRGFTYSFDELIIPQEVKERIRKAIVKAEERVNELVQEYERGTLERLTGHTMEESLEIYIMDELSKVRDSAGEYAEKYFQPDNSGIVMTRAGARGSMLNIGQMTACLGQQSIRGKRILRGYRDRTLPFFEPNDVGPEARGFVYSSYRDGLNPVEFFYHAVGGREGLVDTAVRTQQSGYMQRRLINALEHLRVEYDGTVRDSNGNIVQFRYGEDGVDTAKSDHGKAVNIELLVERVRLFSEKGAPASKKYIESKIEAVAERLTPSLIEDLKRNLLKAKLTRKGVDQTIELTMQNYVQSLIEPGEAAGIVSAQSIGEPGTQMTLRTFHFAGVREQNVTLGLPRLIEIVDARKTPSTPTMTVYLEKEYRNRRDKAQDIANAITYTTLEDVVESIAVDITGMKILVKLDPNTMKNRGVTLQEVREALNPPNCEVKIERYDIEIVAKDMEIEQFKRFTQRIRQFRLKGAPSVRRAMVMEDEGEWIIRTEGSNLEYAFSIPGVDKTRTISNNMHEVAEVLGIEAARNVIIKEAMNVLEEQGLDVDIRHIMLVADMMTNSGVVLQVGRHGISGEKTSTLAKAAFEITIPTIVEASVKGTKDMLRGVAENVIVGRQIPMGTGLIDVYMSIPEKEV; this is encoded by the coding sequence ATGATGGCGGCAGAGGAATCTTACAAGACCATCGAAGGCATAAAATTTTCCCTACTATCACCGAATGAGATAAGGAGACTCTCAGCAGTAGAGGTGCAGACAGCCGACACATACGATGAGGATGGTGTACCTATAGTCGCCGGGTTGATGGACGGTAGACTCGGAACATTGGAGCCCAGGCAGAAATGCAGAACCTGCGGAAACACAGCAACCCTATGCCCAGGTCACTTCGGACACATAGAGCTCTCAGAACCTGTGATACATGTAGCTTTCGTGAAGCTTATACATCGACTACTCTCAGTGACATGCAGAAACTGCGGCAGAATACTCCTCCCAGAGGATAGGATACAGGAGTATAAGGAGAAGATTGAGGAGGTTAAGAACAGGCTCAACACAGTTCCAGAATCCATCTACATCAGAATACTCAAACATGCGAAGAAGAGTATGGAGTGTCCACATTGCGGTGCAAGACAGTATCCTATAGAACTTGTGAAGCCCACATCATTTCATGAAGCTATTGAGGGTGGGGCTCCGAAGATTCCTCCAAGTGCAATAAGGGAGAGGCTTGAAAGGATCCCTGATGAGGACCTCAAACTTTTGGGAATGGACCCTCAGGCGGCGAGGCCTGAATGGATGGTTATACAAGTATTACCGGTTCCACCTGTAAGCGTAAGACCGTCGATAACACTCGAGTCTGGAATAAGATCTGAAGATGACCTCACCCATAAACTTGTGGACATAATAAGGATAAACCAGAAGCTCGGCGAGGCCTTAGAGTCAGGTGTCCCAATAAACATTATTCAGGAACTCCACGACCTCCTCCAGTACCATGTAACAACATACATAGATAACGAGGTCTCAGGCCTACCTCCAGCCCGCCACCGGTCTGGAAGAGCCCTCAAAACCATATGTCAGAGACTCAAAGGTAAGGAAGGTAGGTTCAGAGGAAACCTCTCAGGTAAACGTGTAGACTTCTCAGCGAGAACAGTAATATCTCCAGACTTGAACATAGACATCAACGAGGTTGGAGTTCCAATAGAACTAGCCATGAAGTTAACGATTCCCGAGAAGGTCACTGAATGGAATCTTGAGGAGATGAAGCAACTTATACGAAACGGTCCAGACCAGTATCCTGGAGCCCTCTACATAGTCAGACCTGACGGTAGAAGGATCAGGCTGGAGTTTGTTCCTGAGAGGGAGAGTATAGCTGAGAGCATAGGGCCAGGCTTCACCGTTGAGAGACACCTGAAAGACGGCGACATAGTCCTATTCAACAGGCAACCTTCACTACACCGAATGTCTATAATGGCCCATTCAGTGAAGGTCCTACCTTACAAAACCTTCAGGTTGAACCCATGCGTCTGCCCCCCATACAACGCCGACTTCGACGGAGACGAAATGAACCTACATGTCCCTCAGGGAGAGGAAGCCAGAACAGAGGCTAAACTTCTCATGCAGGTCCAAGACCAGATCCTATCCCCCAGATATGGAGGGCCAATAATAGGTGCGATAAGAGATCTGTTGAGCGCATCATACATTCTAACCGCCAAAGACACGATGCTTACAAAGGAGGAGGTTGGCAGACTCATAATTGCAGGCGGCTATGAAGGGGATCTCCCTGAACCTGACGTCAAGGGGCCTGAGCCTAAATGGTCGGGAAAGACCATATTCAGCCTATTCATACCTAAAGGCTTGAACTTCACCTCGAAATCCAACCTTTGCAACGTATACAAGTGCACAGAATGTAAGAGGGAGAAGTGTCCATACGACTCTTACATAGTCATTGAGGATGGGATTCTTAAGCAGGGTGTCATAGACAAGAATTCCATAGGTGCAGAGAGGTCTGACAGCCTCTTCCATAGAATAGTTAAAGACTATGGAACAGAGGAAGCCAGAAGATTTCTAAACTCAATATCTAAGGTTCTGGACAGATTCATAACTTTGAGAGGATTCACCTACAGTTTCGACGAGTTGATCATACCCCAAGAAGTCAAGGAGAGAATAAGGAAGGCCATAGTCAAGGCTGAGGAGAGGGTTAACGAACTCGTTCAGGAGTATGAGAGAGGGACATTGGAGAGGCTCACAGGCCATACTATGGAGGAGAGTCTTGAGATATATATTATGGATGAACTCTCGAAGGTAAGAGACTCTGCAGGCGAGTATGCTGAGAAATACTTCCAACCAGACAATAGTGGAATAGTGATGACTAGAGCAGGTGCAAGGGGTTCAATGCTGAACATAGGCCAGATGACTGCCTGTCTCGGTCAACAGTCAATAAGAGGTAAGAGGATTCTAAGAGGCTACCGTGACAGAACCCTCCCGTTCTTTGAGCCGAACGACGTCGGCCCAGAAGCAAGGGGTTTCGTCTACTCCTCATATAGGGACGGATTGAATCCAGTAGAGTTCTTCTACCATGCAGTCGGCGGGAGGGAAGGCTTAGTTGACACAGCTGTAAGAACCCAACAGAGCGGCTACATGCAGAGGAGACTTATAAACGCCCTGGAACATTTGAGAGTAGAGTATGATGGGACAGTGAGGGACTCGAATGGAAACATAGTACAGTTCAGATATGGTGAGGACGGTGTCGACACAGCAAAGAGCGACCACGGAAAAGCCGTGAACATCGAGCTTCTAGTTGAGAGGGTCAGACTATTCTCTGAGAAGGGAGCTCCTGCCAGCAAGAAATATATTGAGTCGAAGATAGAGGCCGTTGCAGAGAGACTAACACCAAGCCTAATCGAAGACCTTAAAAGAAACCTTTTGAAGGCGAAGCTGACACGTAAAGGAGTCGACCAGACGATAGAGCTCACAATGCAAAACTATGTTCAATCACTCATAGAGCCAGGTGAGGCTGCTGGAATAGTTTCAGCACAGTCTATAGGTGAGCCTGGAACACAGATGACCCTCAGAACCTTCCACTTCGCAGGGGTCAGGGAGCAGAACGTGACCTTAGGCCTACCCAGACTGATAGAGATAGTCGACGCTAGGAAAACACCTTCAACACCAACCATGACAGTCTACCTTGAGAAAGAGTATAGAAACAGAAGGGATAAGGCCCAGGATATAGCGAATGCGATCACATACACAACCCTCGAAGACGTCGTCGAGAGCATAGCTGTAGACATAACCGGAATGAAGATTCTTGTCAAACTCGACCCGAACACAATGAAGAACAGAGGAGTAACCCTACAGGAAGTACGTGAAGCCTTGAACCCACCAAACTGCGAAGTCAAGATAGAGAGGTATGACATAGAGATCGTAGCCAAAGACATGGAGATAGAGCAGTTCAAGAGGTTCACTCAACGCATCAGACAGTTCAGGCTCAAAGGCGCACCTTCAGTCAGGAGAGCGATGGTTATGGAGGATGAGGGTGAATGGATAATAAGAACCGAGGGCTCAAACCTAGAATATGCCTTCTCAATCCCAGGAGTAGATAAAACCAGAACCATATCAAACAATATGCATGAGGTCGCCGAAGTTCTTGGCATAGAGGCTGCTAGAAACGTCATAATAAAGGAGGCTATGAACGTTCTTGAGGAGCAGGGTCTGGATGTAGATATAAGACACATTATGCTGGTGGCTGACATGATGACAAATTCAGGTGTAGTCTTACAGGTTGGCAGACATGGAATAAGTGGAGAGAAAACATCTACACTTGCTAAAGCAGCCTTCGAGATCACTATCCCAACAATCGTCGAGGCATCAGTAAAAGGAACTAAAGACATGCTAAGAGGAGTTGCTGAAAACGTGATAGTGGGCCGCCAGATACCTATGGGAACAGGGTTAATAGACGTCTACATGTCGATTCCGGAGAAGGAGGTTTAA
- a CDS encoding DNA-directed RNA polymerase subunit H: MSREIKKRDFIFEHELVPEHTILSKEEAEEVLERYHIKPYQLPYIRASDPAAVAIDAKPGDIVKIVRKSSTAGEIVVYRYVVED, from the coding sequence TTGAGTAGGGAGATAAAAAAGAGAGACTTCATCTTCGAACATGAGCTTGTGCCTGAACATACGATACTGTCTAAGGAGGAGGCTGAGGAGGTTTTGGAGAGATACCACATCAAACCTTATCAGCTACCATATATAAGGGCTTCAGACCCTGCGGCGGTAGCTATCGACGCGAAGCCTGGGGATATAGTGAAGATAGTGAGAAAAAGCTCAACAGCTGGGGAGATAGTTGTCTACAGATATGTTGTTGAAGATTAA
- a CDS encoding AAA family ATPase — MDRVKTGIHGLDELLGGGLPKGRVTLIIGTPGSGKTVLCAQFLLKGARDYGENGIYVSLDESRDQFMEEMASFRWDFEKLEKTRCFTFIDASPIRKIQGPVTVGKLTLGKRDFSLLSLIEGIRSNVKAVGAERVALDPLASLIFQYPDPAERRTAILDLIEALIHTGATCLITSELKMTGPKRILQEEEYLAHGVILMMTLKAGKSTVRIMEIEKMRGIQIDDQPRPYKITSNGIEVFPHESVF, encoded by the coding sequence TTGGATAGGGTGAAGACAGGAATACATGGGCTCGACGAGCTTTTGGGCGGGGGTCTTCCTAAGGGCAGGGTGACCTTGATCATAGGAACACCAGGATCAGGAAAGACCGTTTTATGCGCACAATTCCTTTTGAAAGGTGCTAGAGATTATGGTGAGAACGGAATATATGTAAGTTTGGATGAGAGTAGAGACCAGTTTATGGAGGAGATGGCTTCTTTCAGGTGGGATTTCGAGAAACTTGAGAAGACTAGATGCTTCACATTCATAGACGCCTCACCTATAAGAAAGATCCAAGGTCCAGTGACCGTTGGTAAGTTGACACTTGGCAAGAGAGATTTCTCACTGTTGAGTCTGATAGAGGGGATCAGGTCGAATGTTAAGGCTGTTGGAGCTGAGAGGGTTGCATTAGACCCTCTAGCATCCCTGATCTTTCAATACCCAGATCCTGCTGAGAGGAGGACAGCGATATTAGATTTGATAGAGGCTTTGATCCATACTGGAGCTACATGCCTGATAACGAGTGAGCTGAAGATGACAGGTCCAAAGAGGATTCTGCAAGAGGAGGAGTATCTTGCTCACGGCGTAATCTTGATGATGACCCTTAAAGCTGGAAAGTCTACGGTCCGCATAATGGAGATTGAGAAGATGAGAGGAATCCAGATAGACGATCAGCCTCGACCTTACAAGATAACATCTAATGGTATAGAGGTATTCCCACATGAATCGGTATTTTAA
- a CDS encoding PadR family transcriptional regulator: MRGMLSFLILWLLSKREMYGQEIAEEIGKRRGGKPNPGTIYPALKDLKARGLIKTEREGRRVVYSITEKGRIGTLRACIYFCKAFKEIFEEYKNICEQAS, encoded by the coding sequence ATGAGAGGTATGCTCTCATTCCTCATCCTATGGCTCCTATCCAAAAGAGAGATGTACGGCCAAGAGATAGCTGAAGAAATAGGAAAGAGAAGAGGTGGAAAGCCTAATCCAGGAACAATATATCCAGCGCTCAAGGATCTCAAGGCGAGAGGCTTGATAAAAACAGAAAGAGAAGGGAGGAGAGTTGTCTACAGCATCACCGAGAAGGGTCGAATAGGAACACTGAGAGCATGCATTTATTTCTGCAAGGCCTTCAAAGAAATCTTTGAGGAATATAAAAACATCTGCGAGCAAGCCAGCTGA
- a CDS encoding DNA-directed RNA polymerase subunit B — protein MKSYLKETGLVRQHIDSYNEFIRKELQSIIDEVGEIPIEVEENPFKIKLGKIEVGSPRVIEVDGSERRIYPAEARIRNLTYAAPLHLEMTPVVGEKAGLPEIVYIGDLPVMLKSEICPLSRLSPEELIAVGEDPLDPGGYFIVNGSERVVVALEDLAPNRVLVDVEKVGLNPNYKAKIFSTTVGFRARIEVTIKSDGAIYVSMPGLPADIPFVIIMKALGVEADSKIAELVSPDEEIQNELEESFERSLDVTSTKDAFLFIGNRLAPGQVAEYRLKKAETLIDRNFLPHLGRLPEDRVAKSYFLAEIVNKLVELKLGRRQPDDKDHYANKRMRLAGPLLAELFRITFRNLVRDLKYQLERITIKRAATFTIANAVRPGIVTERIQHAMATGNWVRGRVGVTQLLDRTNFSSTLSHLRRIQSPLSRSQPNLEARDLHPTHWGRLCPNETPEGSNCGLVKNLALSATISIGTDPKKVVERLIELGLVPIDKADRKVRETGAKVYVDGMIVGYVTGPKTFVEKIRTLRRRGELSSELNVAYIPPSHEKSNVEVYVNCDSGRVRRPLIIVHNGKSKLTRDMVEKVNVGDIAWSDLVKEGIVEYLDADEEGDSLIALEESKINGRTTHLEIAPYMIMGICSSIIPYAEHNQSPRNAYESAMAKQALGIFATNYANRTDSRSHILIYPQVPLVRTKPMESIFFDDRPSGQNCVVAILSLQGYNMEDAIIVNRSSVDFGLARSIFFRVYEADTRQYLGGLRDRFEIPEPGTRGYRGDRYYRLLEEDGIISVESPVSGNMVLIGRVSPPRFLEEYRDFEVRGPTKRDSSVCMRPSESGVVDQVFMTESIEGSRLVKVKVRNQRIPELGDKFASRHGQKGVIGMLISKEDMPFTENGLVPDIIINPHAIPSRMTVGQFVESIAGKLAALTGIPVDGTPFSNDDPSTLQEALLRLGFQYNGREVLYNGLNGKKFEADIFIGLVYYQKLHHMVADKMHARARGQVQMLTRQPTEGRARGGGLRFGEMERDCLIGHGASALLKDRLLEESDLYTAMVCENCGLLAYYDSRQNKYVCRVCGEKTVISPVAISYAFKLLMQELMSLGVAPRLLVGERA, from the coding sequence ATGAAGAGCTATTTGAAGGAGACAGGTCTCGTAAGGCAGCATATAGACTCCTATAACGAATTCATCAGGAAAGAGCTCCAGTCGATAATCGATGAGGTTGGGGAGATACCGATAGAGGTTGAGGAGAATCCTTTCAAGATAAAGCTTGGAAAGATAGAGGTTGGAAGCCCAAGGGTTATTGAAGTTGACGGTTCAGAGAGGAGAATATATCCTGCTGAGGCAAGAATAAGAAACCTAACGTACGCTGCGCCACTACATCTTGAAATGACCCCCGTAGTTGGGGAAAAAGCAGGTCTACCTGAGATTGTGTACATAGGCGACCTACCTGTAATGCTTAAGTCTGAGATATGCCCCCTGTCGAGACTCAGCCCTGAAGAACTGATCGCTGTAGGTGAGGATCCCCTAGATCCAGGAGGCTACTTCATAGTAAACGGTTCAGAGAGGGTCGTCGTAGCTCTGGAGGATCTGGCTCCGAACCGTGTCTTGGTCGATGTTGAGAAGGTTGGTTTAAACCCAAACTATAAAGCCAAGATCTTCTCCACAACTGTCGGATTCAGGGCGAGGATAGAGGTCACCATAAAGAGCGATGGAGCTATCTACGTCTCCATGCCTGGTCTTCCTGCAGACATACCTTTCGTAATCATTATGAAAGCACTAGGTGTTGAGGCGGACTCAAAAATTGCAGAGCTCGTCTCACCAGATGAAGAGATTCAGAATGAGCTCGAAGAATCTTTTGAGAGGTCGCTTGACGTCACATCAACCAAAGACGCATTCCTATTCATAGGTAACAGGCTAGCTCCTGGACAGGTTGCTGAGTATAGGCTCAAGAAGGCTGAAACCCTTATAGATAGAAACTTTCTACCACACCTCGGTAGGCTTCCGGAAGACAGGGTTGCAAAATCATACTTCCTAGCTGAGATAGTTAATAAGCTCGTTGAATTGAAACTTGGAAGGAGACAACCTGACGATAAGGACCATTATGCAAATAAGAGGATGAGGCTAGCCGGACCCTTACTTGCAGAACTGTTCAGAATAACCTTCAGAAACCTGGTTAGGGACCTTAAGTATCAGCTCGAGAGAATAACGATCAAGAGAGCTGCAACCTTCACCATAGCAAACGCTGTTAGACCTGGAATAGTAACTGAGAGGATTCAACATGCCATGGCTACTGGAAACTGGGTGAGAGGAAGAGTAGGGGTCACACAGCTCCTTGACAGAACAAACTTCTCCTCAACCCTCAGCCACCTGAGAAGAATCCAGTCACCCCTGAGCAGGAGCCAACCGAATCTTGAAGCAAGAGATCTCCATCCAACCCATTGGGGTAGACTCTGCCCTAACGAGACTCCTGAAGGCTCAAACTGCGGTCTAGTAAAGAACCTCGCCCTCTCAGCAACCATATCGATTGGAACAGACCCGAAGAAAGTTGTTGAGAGACTCATAGAGTTGGGGCTCGTGCCCATCGATAAGGCTGATAGAAAGGTTAGGGAGACAGGTGCAAAAGTCTATGTCGACGGCATGATAGTTGGATACGTCACAGGTCCGAAGACATTCGTTGAAAAGATCAGGACATTGAGGAGGAGAGGTGAACTCAGTTCAGAGTTGAATGTAGCTTACATTCCGCCAAGCCATGAGAAGTCGAATGTTGAGGTTTACGTCAACTGTGACTCAGGGAGGGTTAGGAGACCCCTCATCATAGTTCACAATGGAAAATCCAAGTTGACCAGGGATATGGTTGAGAAAGTCAATGTTGGTGATATAGCTTGGAGTGACCTAGTCAAGGAAGGTATAGTGGAGTATCTGGATGCTGATGAGGAGGGTGACTCCCTGATAGCCCTCGAAGAATCTAAGATAAACGGTAGAACCACCCATCTTGAGATCGCTCCATACATGATAATGGGCATATGCTCATCCATCATACCGTACGCTGAACATAACCAGTCGCCTAGAAACGCCTACGAATCAGCAATGGCGAAGCAGGCCTTAGGAATATTCGCCACAAACTATGCGAATAGAACAGACTCTAGATCCCACATCCTCATATACCCCCAAGTCCCCTTGGTGAGGACCAAACCTATGGAGAGCATATTCTTCGACGACAGGCCCTCAGGCCAGAACTGTGTAGTAGCCATCCTCTCACTTCAAGGATACAATATGGAGGACGCTATAATTGTTAACAGGTCCTCAGTAGACTTTGGACTCGCTAGATCAATTTTCTTCAGAGTATATGAAGCAGACACGAGACAGTATCTTGGAGGCTTGAGGGATCGATTCGAGATTCCTGAGCCTGGAACTAGAGGTTACAGGGGAGACCGGTACTATAGGCTGCTCGAGGAGGATGGAATAATATCGGTTGAATCTCCAGTCTCTGGGAACATGGTTTTGATAGGTAGGGTGAGCCCCCCAAGATTCTTGGAGGAGTATAGGGACTTCGAGGTTAGGGGACCAACCAAGAGAGACTCCTCAGTATGTATGAGGCCCTCAGAATCAGGTGTTGTTGACCAAGTCTTCATGACCGAATCTATTGAGGGGAGTAGACTCGTCAAGGTGAAGGTTCGAAACCAAAGGATACCTGAGCTCGGCGACAAATTCGCTTCCAGACACGGCCAGAAAGGGGTTATCGGCATGCTCATCTCAAAGGAGGATATGCCCTTCACAGAGAACGGCCTAGTACCAGATATAATAATAAATCCACATGCCATACCTTCAAGAATGACGGTAGGCCAGTTCGTCGAGTCCATAGCAGGCAAACTGGCGGCTTTGACAGGGATACCTGTAGACGGCACACCATTCAGCAACGACGACCCATCCACACTCCAGGAGGCTCTTCTTAGATTAGGCTTCCAATATAATGGTCGTGAAGTACTATACAACGGATTGAATGGCAAGAAGTTTGAGGCAGACATCTTCATAGGGCTCGTATACTACCAGAAACTCCATCATATGGTCGCGGATAAGATGCATGCCAGGGCCAGAGGTCAAGTGCAGATGTTGACCAGGCAACCTACTGAAGGCAGGGCCAGAGGTGGAGGGTTGAGGTTCGGCGAGATGGAGAGGGACTGCCTCATAGGACACGGCGCATCAGCCCTGCTGAAGGACAGGCTGCTTGAGGAGTCTGACCTTTACACAGCTATGGTCTGCGAGAACTGCGGACTACTCGCCTACTATGATTCTAGACAGAACAAGTATGTCTGCAGGGTCTGCGGTGAGAAGACGGTGATCTCCCCCGTAGCAATATCATACGCCTTCAAACTTCTGATGCAGGAACTCATGTCACTAGGTGTGGCGCCTAGACTCTTGGTAGGGGAGCGTGCATAG
- a CDS encoding 30S ribosomal protein S12, protein MGKSSRGLLAARKLKRSRKKMRWKYAPYKRRMLGLDYKADPLQGAPQARGIVLEKVGVECRQPNSAVRKAVRVQLIKNGKVITAFTPGDGALNFIDEHDEVTVCGIGGAEGKSMGDIPGIRYQVFKVNNVSLDALLSGKKEKPRR, encoded by the coding sequence ATGGGGAAGAGTTCGAGAGGCCTCTTGGCTGCTAGAAAGCTGAAGCGCTCAAGGAAGAAGATGAGATGGAAGTATGCTCCATATAAGAGGAGGATGCTGGGTCTAGACTATAAGGCAGATCCGCTCCAAGGAGCCCCCCAAGCCAGAGGAATAGTCTTAGAGAAGGTTGGTGTAGAGTGTCGCCAACCAAACAGTGCAGTCCGAAAGGCGGTTAGGGTTCAACTGATAAAGAACGGCAAGGTCATAACGGCATTCACCCCCGGTGACGGAGCCCTCAACTTCATAGATGAACATGACGAGGTCACAGTATGCGGCATAGGTGGGGCTGAAGGTAAATCTATGGGCGACATTCCAGGAATAAGATATCAAGTCTTCAAGGTCAACAACGTATCACTTGACGCCCTCCTCTCAGGTAAGAAGGAGAAGCCGAGACGCTGA
- a CDS encoding type II toxin-antitoxin system VapC family toxin, with protein sequence MVVIDASVLLQIPFEEEFTEQARSLVRDVDSIEAPNLLWYEVGNGLIRLYRRKLIDRQEAEESLRRLMQIPVRLIEADKIQTLRSALDLQITFYDAAYIDVASKLGTEFYTADNLLYERASKRVKTIHLGII encoded by the coding sequence ATGGTCGTCATCGACGCATCAGTCCTCCTTCAAATACCCTTCGAAGAGGAGTTCACAGAGCAAGCTAGATCTCTAGTGAGAGATGTAGATTCTATCGAGGCCCCCAACCTCCTGTGGTATGAAGTAGGTAACGGTCTGATAAGACTTTACAGAAGGAAGTTGATAGATAGGCAGGAAGCAGAGGAATCTTTACGTAGACTCATGCAAATACCGGTAAGACTTATTGAGGCAGACAAGATCCAAACCTTAAGATCGGCTCTAGACTTGCAGATAACGTTTTATGATGCAGCGTATATAGATGTGGCTTCAAAATTGGGAACTGAATTTTACACAGCAGATAACCTACTGTATGAAAGGGCTTCGAAGCGAGTTAAGACAATACATTTAGGTATCATTTAG